Proteins encoded in a region of the Bubalus bubalis isolate 160015118507 breed Murrah chromosome 9, NDDB_SH_1, whole genome shotgun sequence genome:
- the LOC102391708 gene encoding olfactory receptor 2T33-like: protein MENASDTTGIHFILLGLFDYTQTHLFLFAMVLMAFLTSLMGNTFMIMLIQVDPQLHTPMYFLLSQLSLMDMMLVLTIVPKMAANYLMHNRSISPAGCGTQIFLFLTLGGGECFLLAAMAYDRYVAVCHPLRYPILMNQKLCLHMTAGSWLLGGVDGLMQAGATLSFPYCHSREVNHFFCEAPSLVHLACADTVIFEFFMYVCCVLMLLIPLSLILASYSLILAAVLNMQSTAARKKAFATCSSHLAVVGLFYGTIMFIYMRPKSYHSGAHDKVVSAFYTIFTPVLNPLIYSVRNKDVKGALRKWLVKHFRWSQ from the coding sequence ATGGAAAATGCAAGTGACACCACAGGAATACATTTCATTCTTCTAGGACTTTTTGACTACACACAGACCCATCTGTTCCTCTTTGCCATGGTGCTCATGGCCTTCCTCACCTCCCTGATGGGCAACACCTTCATGATCATGCTCATTCAGGTGGATCCCCAGCTGCACACTCCCATGTACTTCCTGCTTAGCCAGCTCTCCCTTATGGACATGATGCTAGTTCTCACTATTGTCCCCAAAATGGCAGCCAACTACCTGATGCACAACAGGTCTATCTCTCCTGCTGGCTGTGGTACTCAAATCTTCCTGTTTCTCACTCTGGGAGGGGGCGAGTGCTTCCTCTTAGCcgccatggcctatgaccgctatgtggctgTATGTCACCCCTTGAGATACCCGATCCtcatgaatcagaaactctgcttGCACATGACAGCAGGCTCCTGGCTTTTGGGAGGGGTGGATGGGCTGATGCAGGCTGGTGCCACCCTGAGCTTCCCTTACTGCCACTCTCGGGAAGTCAATCACTTCTTTTGTGAGGCGCCATCACTTGTTCACCTTGCCTGTGCTGACACCGTGATTTTTGAGTTTTTCATGTACGTCTGTTGCGTCCTGATGCTCTTGATTCCACTGTCTCTCATTCTGGCTTCCTACAGTCTCATCTTGgctgctgtgctcaatatgcagTCCACCGCAGCCAGGAAGAAAGCCTTTGCGACCTGTTCCTCCCATCTGGCTGTCGTGGGGCTCTTCTATGGCACTATCATGTTTATCTACATGCGGCCCAAATCCTACCATTCAGGGGCGCATGACAAAGTGGTTTCTGCTTTCTACACCATCTTCACCCCTGTGTTGAACCCCCTTATATACAGTGTGAGGAATAAAGATGTCAAGGGGGCTTTGAGAAAGTGGCTAGTAAAGCACTTTCGATGGTCTCAATAG